Genomic window (Pongo abelii isolate AG06213 chromosome 4, NHGRI_mPonAbe1-v2.0_pri, whole genome shotgun sequence):
ccaaggaagaaggctttaattgagTGATGCAGCAGAGGAGAGGAAAGCTCAgtttcaaatccatctccctgaccagCTAAAACCAAGGGTTTATATagcacacaaaaaaatgtaacaatgtgtaagaaaacaggaacttgggaggggcaaggaagcaatcatAGTGAATGAGGGGTAGGGCATCTGGTGTGGTAATctggtttcagttctttgatactttttgtgagaggcctgaaggtcatttcctgagaaaggaactcagataaaacaaatataagtttcaagctttaGCAGCAGAAGGGTCCGTATCTATGTTTATCCAAAAGCAACTGTCTATGAAACTCTTGGGCCAGTTTCActttaatattaaaacaaatatatttcaatGTTTATAAGCAAACTTCTGCAATATGTATAATGGCTGCATGGTGTTTCATTATACCTTTGAGCCATACCACTTTATTTCCTGTGGTATGGCTTTCTTTCAATAAatgtgtttcctttctttcaataaaGGTGTTAGAGAGCCTCAGGTGCAGACCATGGAGGCCATCGTACTCTTCTGTTCCTGGCAGATCAACCTTCGCCTATTCTAAGGTTCATTTAATTATCCCAACAGCCCCTTCCATTCTCCACCACCACCCCATAAGCAATTATGTTAAtggtttatctttttgtttttgttcctgaAAAATGTATGTATCATTGTTTTTATGCATGCTTTTTTAAGTTACATGGATGACcatgttaatatattattttattggccgggtgcggtggctcacgcctgtaatcccaacagtttgggaggccgaagcggatagattacgaggtcaagagatcaagaccatcctggccaacatggtgaaaccctgtctctactaaaaatacaaaaattagctgggcatggtggtgtatgcctatagtcccagctactcaggaggctgaggcaggagagttgcttgaacctgggaggcagaggttgcagtgagccaagatggtgccactgaactccagcctggcgacagagtgagactctcaaaaaaaaaaaaaaaaaaatatatatatatatatacacacacacagatatatacacatatatatatacacacattatatataaaattttgttttttcccattAAGTTCTATATGTTTACGATTCAGCTACGTTGCTATGGCTGCATCTAATACACTGCTTCTAACTACTGTCTAGTGCTTCCTGTCTTGAGCATCTTCCCCATTTTACCCACCTACTTCCTAGTGCAGAACACTCAAATTGCTGTGAACTTTCCCCTccacaaataatgctgcaatgaatcaCTCTGTGGACATATGATGCTTTCTTGGGAAAAAACCCCAGAGCAGTTTGTGGGTAATACATTTAATTTGATTAATTGTTGCCAGATGGTCCTAGAATGGCTGTACCGGTCTACATCCCCATAATCAGGGCATGTAGTTCCTAAAACCCCACAGCCCCAACTACACTATCATCTAGCTTTCTCTTTTTGCCAGTCCAATAGATATaaacatttatctcattttaacttgtatttctcTGATTGCTAATAGAATCAACATATTTTTAGTGTTAAGATGTTCCACCTAAGAGCATGGAGTATCTCCTCATTTATTCAGATCATCTAATATCCTTAATAATTTATCTATTGTTGCACATTTAGGTTCTCtccaaggaagagagaaagagaaaaagggagaccTAATTTATTTAGAAAGCCCATTAATCACCATAAAGGGCGGAGGAGGAGATGGAATGGATGCTCTGGTGGCCACTTGTCCTCTGCTTACCTTTGCAGGATCCAGCCAAGTGCTCAGAGAACATTAACCAAAGATGGGGAGGATTGGAGGACGGTGTTCGATGAACTTCACTGCTTAATCATTCATGAGCAATAACAGCTTTTAAATAGAATATGTAGATTAATTCTTACCTTTATCAAGTTccacagtattcaataaatgatttcAAATTGTCAATAGCTAGGATAAAGTGGAGTGGGTGGGAGTGGGTGGGAGAGCAGGGTGGCTTTAGGAGCAGGGTCTTGGAGGATGGCGGTGACGGCAGAAGGGACTAACGAGCCACCTGACCAGGACGTTTCACCCTTGTATTTGAGGGTTCCTTAGTGCTTTTTCCCCATTTTGTTAAGAAATTTCCTCTTATGGGATATGGAGCAATTCTCCAGCTCATTTGACTCATGGGGACTAATATATACTTCTGCCATTGGTTGATAACATTAAGATAAGGGAAGTATTTTACATGCTGAGAGTCCAGGGCCAATCCCAGTCTAACAGAATCCCAATATCTAGGGGTGAAGCACAGGAATCTGTTTTGTAAAGAAGTCCCCCGATTATTCTGGTGTTAAACTGGAACAGCCCACTGGCTCATCCATTCCTCCACTGCCTTCAGGCTAACTCTCACCACGTTACACCTTCATACTCTTAACATGTCAGGCAATCAACTCCAGCCCAACACTTGGGACCCCCCAAGTCATGACTTGCTAAGAAACAACCACATCCCTTCTTGCTATAATTCAAGTTTCTATTCAGCATTCAGGGCCAAACAATGTCAGTTACCCCTCTTGAACACTATACTAATATAGGAAAACATTCAAGAGCCATTTGTTTCATACTTTTATAAACATCAAAATTGCAAACAACACTGATTGGAGAGTTGGACAAATAAGAATAGCATGAGAGTTTTCTGTCTTGGAATTTTACAGATAGTGACTGTGTTCAAGGGCTGTGCTGTACTAAGCAGTGGCTGCTGGCACAGGGAAAGGTGTAATTCTCTCCTGGGTTGTAGGAGTTGCAGCTCATGCAGAGAGTCCTCTGTGATGGAGGCCAGTCAGCTTTTATGGACTTCAATGCTATTTGCTTCAGTACCCTTTGAAATGCAGGGTCAGCTCACTGAGCTACATCATGCAATAATAACACATTTTTATAGGAGTAGCTTGTCAGAGCAGCAACAACATGCAATACATAAAACCAATAAACACACCATGTTACAGATTCTATCCTAGTAAACAGGATAAAGCAATAAAATTGACAGCAGCCATCAAAAAGCTCCCTTCCTGACTTTGTGGGGTGAATTTACTGTTGCTTAAAACAGAGGAGCTGTCACAACGCCTTAGATCAGTTACGGAGCTGCAAGCTGCATCGCATGGAAGGGAGCGGGCCTGAGAAGTGAAAGCAGGATGGGCAATTATGCTTTGCTAAGGCCTGGGCCCCTTTCATTGTTAGTGTGATGTAATTCACATCAGAGATTTTCTACAgaattgtttcatttttccaagttacatattaaatattatgGAGGGCAGTATGTCTATGGGTTGGTAAACCAGCAATTAGTATTTTCCATCTGCAGCTTAAATCCCTAAGGCAAGAAAGAGCTTACCTGTGACAGAATATGCAGGGACTCAATGGGTTGGTGCTGTCTAAAACTGGATTCTTAGAGTTTGGACCTTCCACATTTTACATGGAATCATTTGGCTGGGAACCCTGAGCCAACCTCAGTCCAACAGAATCTCAGTAACTGGGGGTGAGGCCTGGGAATCCATTTTGTAAAAACTTCCCTAGGAGATGCCAGTGAAAAACATGTGGGAGGCCCAGGAAAGCGTGGAGAGGTCAGGAGCTAAGAGTCAGCggcatgggcatggtggcagaacTAGGAGCTAATAAAGGCTCAGGGATCagcacatattaaaaatatattgagtcttggccgggcacgatggctctcacctgtaatcccagcactttgggaggccaaggcgggcacatcacttgaggtcaggagttcaagaccagcctggccaacatggtgaaaccccatctctactaaaaatacaaaaattagccaggcatggttgtgggcacctgtaatcccagctactcaggaggctgaggcaggagaatcgctggaacctgggaggcagaggttacagcgagccaagatcgcaccatagcactccagcctgggtgacagagcaagactcggtctccaaaaaaaaaaatttatatatatatatatatatgcacacatatgcagagagagagacagagagtccTTACTATGTCCCAGGCATGTTCTAGGGTATCTTTGGGCAAAGACCCTCCCATGGCACTTGTATTTGGGagagacaagacaagacaaactaattaaaacaaatgaagaagTTAATTCCAAACACTGATAAGCATTATAAAGATTATAAAACCAGGTGAGGCATAGAGGTTGCTTTGGATTAGCTAGGTCAGAGAAGAACTCCctgaaaggagaaaatattagcacTGAAATCTCAAGGAGATGAAGGAAGGAGTCATTTGGAGGTTAATGGCAGTAACTTCCAGGCAAAGGAAAGAGCAAGTGTGAAGGCCTGAAATCCCTGAGCAAGGAAGAGGCTCACCCACTGCTGTTCCCTGCCTGCCCTGCTTTTCCTGGGGGTGAAGAGACAAAGAGGATGACCCCCAAGTTTCCACTCTGTTATGATGTCCCACTAGTATGCCCTCAATTTAAGGACTAATATATTCTGATTGGTTAGATCCATTTTTACTTTGTTAGCTTATCAGAATTTCATAACTATAAGTCACCATCTCTATCTCTACCCTAAAATTGGCTATTGAACAGAATCCAGGCCTTATCAATgcaccacttgagtccaggagctcctGCCAAGCTTGTCTGGCAATCAGGACTTCAGAAGATAGAGGCCTGTGTGAGTATGGCCCTTTAGGCCTAAGTCATGACATTGCTCTTTGTCTATCTGCATTCAGTGGTCCAGGCCCCTGTCCATTGCTGGTGTGATCTTTGGTGACATCCCCAGCCTCAACAGAAACCACTTCTCACTAAGCCAGCTTTACTGTGTTCCCAACAGCTAGCATGAAGGGAtgtcttcttcctcattttcatgTAAAGGTGCTATTTCAAATGCTCTCTGGAGCAAATAGGCTTTTAAGGGCGAGCCTGAGAACCAAACCACCATTTATTTCACAGTTCTCCTGGAAAAGAGGCTTCTAGGAACCAGATGCCCAAATGAGAAGAGCATTTTGGGTCACAGCCCACCTGCAAATTAGGATCTGTAACATAAGAGCCAGAACATCAGATAGGCAGAGAGAGCCTGCCTGGTTCCTGAACTGAGTGAGGCAAATGTGGAAGAAATTCTAAACCTTGGGGGTGGGTTCTTTTTTTTACAGCCATTCGCACCCTAGGGGCATTACAGAGACCTTACAGACCTAAGGATTAAGAAGATTAATGGAGTCAATTTGATACCAAGTTTcatttctcagacttttcttttaaatttattatgcttttcttttttcatttaaaataaggaTTGACACTTTGTCCCCAACTAAGTTTCTCAAATGGCTACATTACTGAGAACCCAGACCCAAGCACAATGCTGTAGGGGGGGTGGGTAGCGGGCTGGCTTCAGCTCTGCCAAATTGTGGGGGCTGAAGATCTCCTTTCAGGGGCGGGGTGTGTGGTGCTGGGAGGGATGTCGGTGACTAGAAGGGGAATGGCCTCCCTGTGGGAGACTCCGGGGCCAGCAGTCCttgcccagcccctccctctgCTTCCTCCCACTCTTCCACATGCGGAAAGGGCTCTGTGCCTCTCACAGCAGCATCTGACCCTCTGGCCTGAGTGGTTTGGTGTATGTACTTGCCTAGAAGGTTCTTTAGCTCTGGGACTCACAGGAGTAAGAAGCCCAGAAAAGCACAGTGAGTCCCTGCCCAGCTCCAGGAAGCAATCTGAAAAGTCTGATCTGGTCAACAGCAGATGCCAGTTCCTTCACTTAGAGCAATTTTGCTAAGCACATTTATTTGCTTTCTCTGGAAACTTTCAGCACTAAATGTGTTGGTATTTCCACCTGAGAAGGTATTTAACTGCAAAAAACAGCAGAATAgccaacaataataaaaatactataagaaagaaaatgcctATGGCTGTAATCCCACAGGACAGCTTGACATCAGATAGCTTAACTCCCCTTAGAGATGGCGGGTTTGCACACGTGGTCTCCTCCAAGCCTTCAAGTTTGTGCAGGTTTTCTTTGTACCATGTTAAGAAATGAATATTCGAGCAAGTGCAGTCCAGGGGGTTATGACTTAAATTAATGGTGCTCTGCTGGGACAAGATGGGGAGGAGATGGGGTGAGATGATGTTAATGTTGTTGGCAGCCAGATTGAGGTAGATTCCCTTAAGATGGCTAAGAGAATCAATGCTGTCGCATGTCAGGCTGTTGTGGCTTAAGTCTACGTGGCTCATTTTTCCCAAGCTGTGGAATGCTTGCCGGTCTATAGAGAGGAGACCACAGAAGGATAAAATCAGAACCTCCAAGCTGTCCATGGTCTGAAGTAGGTTGGTCCTCGTGATAGTCCCATCTTGAAAGTGATTCCCTTTTAAGTTGAGATGCCGGAGAACTGGTAGACCTGCTAGAAGATGCTGATTGCTGGTATCAAGGAAGCAGTAAGTGAGATTCAGAACCTGAAGGAAATGGAGGTTTTGGAAGGGACTTTGTGGAGCATTAATGTGTAAGCGGGTAAACGCCAAATCGAGGAGTTCTAGCTGAGGACATTCTTTGAATGCCTGACTCTGGAGACCAAGAGGCTCATTGTGGCTCAGGTTTAAAGTGTGCAAGTGGGACAGGTTTTTGAGTTGCAGACTGCAGCAGTCAGAAGCCTCTATGTCATTATGGCTTAAATCAAGTGTCTGAAGGTTTCCTAGTTTCTCCAAGCAGCCAACACCAAGGTCAAGTTTCTTCACGTTGCCTCTGATGTAGAGGTGTGTAAGGGAGGGGAAATTGGCAGCACTGATTTGACACAATTGGTCAAAATGATTTACACTGAGAACTAATTTCTTGAGCAAGTTCAGACCCTTAATCCCAGAGGGTAGCCCTTTCAAGTGAGTTGCTGTCAGATCCAATTCCTGGATTTGGGTGAAGCACTGAAATGTGGTGGATGAGATGTCAGAGAAGTGGTGTTTCTGCAGGTTGAGGCTCTCAACAGACATTTCACAGAGTCCCTTGAGCATGGCTGAACTAATGTCTTCATCACCAATGTCCTCAAATGTTCCCAGCCAGAGAGACTGAGTAGTAGAGTTCTGCAGACCATTGAATATAACAGACAAATTTGGAGTTCCTCCAAAGTTCAAACTTTGGAAGACTGTTGAATCAAAAGCCCCAAGCTCAATACCTTTAACATTATTGCCATTGAAGTTCAGACTTAGGTTGGTGGCCTGCTCCAGAGACCTCATGTCTTCTCTAGAGAGGTGGTGTATAGCATTATTCTGAAAATCTAGTACTTTCAGATTCCGTGCTGGGAAGTCTTTGGGGAACTTAATGGAGGAAATATGGTTGCTTCCAAGATACAAGCTTTCCAAGTTTTCCAGATTGTGCACTGGAATAAACTCAAGATTGGATATTCCCGTTTGGATTAAGAAAAGATGCTTCAGTGACTTGGGCCCATTAAGCGATGTTTCTGCCATGAATATCAGGGGATTTCCAGTTAACACAAGTGTGCTCAATTGATGATGGCTTTGAAAAGTGTCTTCGTGTATCCAGTTAATCTGGCACCTTGAAAAGATAATCGTATTTAACAATAATTcatttgaaaaaaggaaaaaaatactttacagTGACACACATTAACAAAGTCATCTTTTGTATCATTCAAAATCAAATATAAGAACTTTCTTCAGTATCAACAGATGGCCTATTGAAGAAATTAATTAATAGCCTCACTTCTGAACACTCCGATCTAGATTTTTTTCCAGGTATCTCACCCCTTAGATTGAACCCTCAGAGGTTTGTGCTTGTATTCTAACGAACCATGGGTCATTTGATTGTGgcaaaaatcaaattattatttactgttttaagtaatacaaaatatatcatatagatgcataatagataatatatggtataaaatacatatatatatataaatctgtgTCATCCTGGGCAAGTTACAACTTTTCTCAACCTCTGTATTTTCATCTGAGAAAACCATCCTGGTATTGCACCTAAAAATACtggattacacacacacacacacacacacacacacacacacacacacagatggccTCCTCATCTAACCATAAGTTGGATGATACTATGCACCATGGAACCTCACACTGGTGGTTTTAAAGATGAAGCGGTACTATGGATGTGGACATTCTGTCCACAGAATCTGAAGTTGAAGGACAAAATAGAAGAAGTAGAACTGCCGCAAAGGGTGCAGACTGCAGGTACACGCAGAGCCTGTCCcctcttaaacacacacacacacacacacactgtatagccctttcattttcttcccttattttcttGTAATACTTCTTCCTACTGGTTCTCAAACACTGGCTCAGCATGTGGAATCCCAATTATGCCACTATAACAAAACAATGGAACTCATTTTCCAGTTTGTAGGGGGGGCAAAGTAGATGGTGTGCTTTTCTCCtagaaatttttcttaaatgtcatTACCCAAAAATAAACTATGCCAAAATTTAGCATAGTTTGGCATCTGATTTAGtacaatattattttcatttttgctatCAGTATTCCTTAGAACTGCTCGAACAGTACTATTGATGCAACTAGTTTGAGAGCaatccactttcctctccattggttgatgtttatttaaattatatttcaccCACATAGAAGTATTTCATGGGGAGGCGTAAACATGTAGTATAAGCAGATTGTCCCTGGGCCCCCCAAAAAGGTCCTGCAAATAAATTGAGCACATACTGTATtttaacttaaataaaatatcaagagCACACAAATAACTCAGATACATACCTAGTTAAATCCAAAAAGGTAAGATTCATGAGTCTGCTGAAGGTTCTATTGTGAATTGTAGGCAAAAAATTAAAGCTGAATTCCAAAAATTCTGTTGTGTTTGGTAGAGTGTCAGG
Coding sequences:
- the CD180 gene encoding CD180 antigen encodes the protein MAFDVSCFFWVVLFSAGCKVITSLDQMCVEKEANKTYNCENLGLSEIPDTLPNTTEFLEFSFNFLPTIHNRTFSRLMNLTFLDLTRCQINWIHEDTFQSHHQLSTLVLTGNPLIFMAETSLNGPKSLKHLFLIQTGISNLEFIPVHNLENLESLYLGSNHISSIKFPKDFPARNLKVLDFQNNAIHHLSREDMRSLEQATNLSLNFNGNNVKGIELGAFDSTVFQSLNFGGTPNLSVIFNGLQNSTTQSLWLGTFEDIGDEDISSAMLKGLCEMSVESLNLQKHHFSDISSTTFQCFTQIQELDLTATHLKGLPSGIKGLNLLKKLVLSVNHFDQLCQISAANFPSLTHLYIRGNVKKLDLGVGCLEKLGNLQTLDLSHNDIEASDCCSLQLKNLSHLHTLNLSHNEPLGLQSQAFKECPQLELLDLAFTRLHINAPQSPFQNLHFLQVLNLTYCFLDTSNQHLLAGLPVLRHLNLKGNHFQDGTITRTNLLQTMDSLEVLILSFCGLLSIDRQAFHSLGKMSHVDLSHNSLTCDSIDSLSHLKGIYLNLAANNINIISPHLLPILSQQSTINLSHNPLDCTCSNIHFLTWYKENLHKLEGLEETTCANPPSLRGVKLSDVKLSCGITAIGIFFLIVFLLLLAILLFFAVKYLLRWKYQHI